The following proteins are encoded in a genomic region of Nocardioides renjunii:
- the dnaJ gene encoding molecular chaperone DnaJ — translation MTQDPYEILGVSRDAGADEIKKAYRKLARQLHPDVNPDPETQDRFKDVTRAYEVLSDPGKRAAYDRGGDAFSQGFGGAGQGFSFTDIMDAFFGGGAPGGGQTRGPRSRARRGQDALIRLDVTLAEAAFGVTRELKVDTALRCEACEGQGTAPGTSPTTCETCHGQGEVAVVQRSFLGEIRTLRPCAACRGYGSIIPDPCRECSGDGRVRSRRTLTVKIPAGVDHGTRVQLTGQGEVGPGGGPSGDLYVEIHVEPHPTFNRNGNDLHTTVSLPMTAAALGTHLTLPLLEADVATADSESGTETTFELEISPGTQSGSEQVIRGFGVPSLRGGRGDLVVSVVVDTPTRLDPRQEELLRELAAIRGEETPDGQVEAPHKSMFGRLRDAFQG, via the coding sequence GTGACCCAGGACCCCTACGAGATCCTCGGCGTCTCCCGAGACGCCGGTGCCGACGAGATCAAGAAGGCCTACCGCAAGCTCGCCCGGCAGCTGCACCCCGACGTGAACCCGGACCCGGAGACCCAGGACCGGTTCAAGGACGTCACCCGCGCCTACGAGGTGTTGAGCGACCCCGGCAAGCGGGCGGCGTACGACCGCGGCGGTGACGCCTTCAGCCAGGGCTTCGGCGGTGCCGGCCAGGGCTTCTCGTTCACCGACATCATGGACGCGTTCTTCGGCGGTGGGGCTCCCGGCGGCGGCCAGACCCGCGGCCCGCGCTCGCGGGCCCGCCGTGGTCAGGACGCGCTGATCCGCCTCGACGTGACGCTGGCGGAGGCCGCCTTCGGCGTGACCCGCGAGCTCAAGGTCGACACCGCCCTGCGCTGCGAGGCGTGCGAGGGGCAGGGCACGGCGCCCGGCACCTCGCCGACGACCTGCGAGACGTGCCACGGCCAGGGCGAGGTCGCCGTCGTGCAGCGCTCGTTCCTCGGCGAGATCCGCACCCTGCGCCCGTGCGCGGCGTGCCGCGGCTACGGCTCGATCATCCCCGACCCGTGCCGGGAGTGCTCCGGCGACGGCCGGGTCCGCTCGCGCCGCACGCTGACCGTGAAGATCCCCGCCGGCGTCGACCACGGCACTCGCGTCCAGCTCACCGGGCAGGGCGAGGTCGGCCCCGGCGGCGGACCGTCCGGCGACCTCTACGTCGAGATCCACGTCGAGCCGCACCCGACCTTCAACCGCAACGGCAACGACCTGCACACCACGGTGTCGCTGCCGATGACGGCGGCCGCCCTCGGCACGCACCTCACCCTGCCGCTGCTCGAGGCCGACGTGGCGACCGCCGACTCGGAGTCCGGGACGGAGACGACCTTCGAGCTCGAGATCAGCCCGGGCACCCAGTCCGGCAGCGAGCAGGTCATCCGTGGCTTCGGCGTGCCGAGCCTGCGCGGCGGTCGTGGCGACCTGGTCGTCAGCGTCGTCGTCGACACCCCCACGCGGCTCGACCCGCGCCAGGAGGAGCTGCTGCGCGAGCTGGCGGCGATCCGCGGCGAGGAGACGCCCGACGGGCAGGTCGAGGCCCCGCACAAGTCGATGTTCGGCCGCCTGCGCGACGCCTTCCAGGGCTGA
- a CDS encoding 16S rRNA (uracil(1498)-N(3))-methyltransferase, whose amino-acid sequence MSLPVHLVESLADATVGSLVEVTGDEAHHAVAVRRLREGEQVVLTDGRGTSVTGEVAATGKRLFTVTVASLERTARPDPAVTVVQALPKGDRGELAVEVLTEVGVDTVVPWAASRSVAVWKGERAAKSHARWQATAREAAKQSRRSWLPTVAPLASTAEVGRIVAAADLAVVLHEDATAPLSAVDVPASGRIVVIVGPEGGIAPEELTAFAEAGAQAVRLGDEVLRTSTAGVVAVAALLARTPRWG is encoded by the coding sequence GTGTCGCTGCCGGTCCACCTCGTCGAGTCGCTGGCCGACGCGACGGTCGGGTCCCTGGTCGAGGTGACCGGTGACGAGGCGCACCACGCCGTCGCCGTACGCCGGCTGCGCGAGGGCGAGCAGGTCGTGCTGACCGACGGCCGCGGCACGTCGGTCACCGGCGAGGTGGCCGCCACCGGCAAGCGGCTGTTCACCGTGACGGTGGCCTCGCTCGAGCGCACCGCCCGCCCCGACCCGGCCGTCACCGTGGTCCAGGCCCTGCCCAAGGGCGACCGCGGCGAGCTCGCCGTCGAGGTGCTGACCGAGGTCGGGGTCGACACCGTCGTCCCGTGGGCCGCGTCGCGATCGGTCGCGGTGTGGAAGGGCGAGCGGGCCGCGAAGTCGCACGCCAGGTGGCAGGCCACCGCCCGCGAGGCCGCCAAGCAGTCCCGCCGCTCGTGGCTGCCCACCGTGGCCCCGCTCGCCTCGACCGCGGAGGTCGGGCGCATCGTCGCGGCGGCCGACCTCGCCGTCGTGCTGCACGAGGACGCCACCGCCCCGCTCAGCGCGGTCGACGTACCCGCCTCCGGGCGGATCGTGGTGATCGTCGGGCCCGAGGGCGGCATCGCCCCCGAGGAGCTCACCGCCTTCGCCGAGGCCGGCGCCCAGGCCGTCCGGCTCGGCGACGAGGTGCTCCGCACCTCGACCGCGGGCGTCGTCGCGGTCGCGGCGCTGCTGGCCCGCACCCCTCGCTGGGGCTGA
- a CDS encoding Gmad2 immunoglobulin-like domain-containing protein: MTPTTSRAALARAVRRRAGAAVVVVATSLVLVACGEDPRPVSDSTGEPTASDGAQQSESPSPAPVESSTGTPTESPTESTSEAPSESGTAVPVYFAGDGPGGRTALFREFHRVQGDPLTEAARLVAGGGQPDDPDYRTLWPQMEVASVTATDGVLLVQLPSDAFTEAPDGMSRRDARLALQQLVLTLQGVQQERVPVVVQRDAPGLDLFGRPTGTPVSAASALRTLNLVNITSPAEGDTVSGDTVTVTGVANSFEASGPCRLLQGSQEVALEGYQSDGWMEDRLFPFEVELPLGGVTGEVVVQCETDDPSGGTEGNGPSVDTKTITVR; this comes from the coding sequence ATGACCCCCACCACGTCCCGAGCGGCCCTCGCCCGCGCCGTACGACGCCGCGCGGGCGCCGCGGTCGTCGTCGTGGCGACCAGCCTGGTCCTCGTCGCCTGCGGCGAGGACCCGAGGCCCGTCTCCGACTCGACCGGCGAGCCGACGGCGAGCGACGGGGCGCAGCAGTCGGAGTCCCCCTCGCCCGCGCCGGTCGAGTCCTCCACCGGGACGCCGACCGAGTCGCCCACCGAGTCCACCTCGGAGGCACCGTCCGAGTCCGGCACCGCCGTCCCCGTCTACTTCGCCGGCGACGGCCCGGGCGGCAGGACCGCGCTGTTCCGCGAGTTCCACCGGGTGCAGGGCGACCCGCTGACCGAGGCGGCCCGCCTCGTCGCGGGCGGCGGCCAGCCCGACGACCCGGACTACCGCACGCTGTGGCCGCAGATGGAGGTCGCCTCGGTCACCGCCACCGACGGCGTCCTCCTCGTGCAGCTCCCCTCGGACGCCTTCACCGAGGCGCCCGACGGGATGAGCAGGCGCGACGCCCGCCTCGCCCTGCAGCAGCTCGTGCTCACCCTCCAGGGCGTCCAGCAGGAGCGGGTGCCGGTGGTCGTCCAGCGCGACGCCCCGGGCCTCGACCTCTTCGGTCGACCGACCGGCACGCCGGTCTCGGCGGCCAGCGCGCTGCGTACCCTCAACCTGGTCAACATCACCTCGCCCGCCGAGGGCGACACGGTCTCCGGCGACACGGTCACGGTCACCGGCGTGGCCAACTCCTTCGAGGCGTCGGGCCCCTGCCGGCTCCTGCAGGGCAGCCAGGAGGTCGCGCTCGAGGGCTACCAGTCCGACGGGTGGATGGAGGACCGGCTCTTCCCGTTCGAGGTCGAGCTGCCGCTCGGCGGCGTCACCGGCGAGGTGGTCGTCCAGTGCGAGACCGACGACCCCAGCGGTGGGACCGAGGGCAACGGGCCGTCGGTCGACACGAAGACCATCACCGTCCGGTAG
- a CDS encoding HIT domain-containing protein encodes MSDTSADCVFCKIVAGDIPADVLGRNDHAIAIKDLNPQAPFHALVLPVAHHENAGASAAADPTGTGHAIALADEVARASGNDDYRLIANTGASAGQTVFHTHFHVLGSAPGMTESLV; translated from the coding sequence ATGAGCGACACCTCGGCGGACTGCGTCTTCTGCAAGATCGTCGCCGGGGACATCCCGGCCGACGTGCTCGGTCGCAACGACCACGCGATCGCGATCAAGGACCTCAACCCGCAGGCCCCGTTCCACGCGCTCGTGCTGCCGGTGGCGCACCACGAGAACGCCGGAGCCTCGGCCGCGGCGGACCCGACCGGCACCGGTCACGCGATCGCCCTGGCCGACGAGGTCGCCCGGGCGTCCGGCAACGACGACTACCGGCTCATCGCCAACACGGGCGCCTCCGCCGGCCAGACCGTCTTCCACACCCACTTCCACGTCCTCGGCTCCGCGCCCGGGATGACCGAGTCGCTGGTCTGA
- a CDS encoding PhoH family protein translates to MTDTTGTNTQQDKPTHTVVVPNSIDMVSVLGPGDEHLRLIERAFDADVHVRGNRITLAGDSAEVAMAERLLDEIVTLVRTGQGVSGETVERIIQMLQTETQERPADVLSLNILSNRGRTIRPKTLNQKRYVESIDKSTITFGIGPAGTGKTYLAMAKAVQALQAKEVNRIILSRPAVEAGERLGFLPGTLSEKIDPYLRPLYDALHDMVDPETIPKLLAAGTIEVAPLAFLRGRSLNDSFIILDEAQNTTPEQMKMFLTRLGFGSRIVVTGDTSQVDLPSGTQSGLRVVEGILDGVEDITFCRLTGTDVVRHRLVGRIVEAYEVFDATDQARGPKSGQAKGKPVSATPVATTVPAASDRGTDGRKPR, encoded by the coding sequence ATGACTGACACGACCGGCACCAACACCCAGCAGGACAAGCCGACCCACACCGTCGTCGTCCCCAACAGCATCGACATGGTCTCGGTCCTGGGTCCGGGCGACGAGCACCTCCGGTTGATCGAGCGGGCCTTCGACGCCGACGTCCACGTGCGCGGCAACCGCATCACCCTGGCCGGCGACTCCGCCGAGGTGGCCATGGCCGAACGGCTGCTCGACGAGATCGTCACGCTCGTCCGCACCGGCCAGGGCGTCTCCGGCGAGACGGTCGAGCGGATCATCCAGATGCTGCAGACCGAGACGCAGGAGCGGCCGGCCGACGTGCTGAGCCTCAACATCCTGTCCAACCGCGGCCGCACGATCCGACCCAAGACGCTCAACCAGAAGCGCTACGTCGAGTCGATCGACAAGAGCACCATCACCTTCGGCATCGGGCCGGCCGGCACCGGCAAGACCTACCTGGCCATGGCCAAGGCCGTGCAGGCGCTGCAGGCCAAGGAGGTCAACCGGATCATCCTCAGCCGCCCGGCCGTCGAGGCGGGCGAGCGGCTCGGGTTCCTGCCCGGCACGCTGAGCGAGAAGATCGACCCCTACCTGCGCCCGCTCTACGACGCGCTGCACGACATGGTCGACCCCGAGACGATCCCCAAGCTGCTCGCCGCCGGCACGATCGAGGTCGCGCCCCTGGCGTTCCTGCGCGGGCGCTCGCTCAACGACTCCTTCATCATCCTCGACGAGGCGCAGAACACGACGCCCGAGCAGATGAAGATGTTCCTCACCCGGCTCGGCTTCGGCTCGCGGATCGTCGTCACCGGCGACACCAGCCAGGTCGACCTCCCCTCGGGCACCCAGTCGGGGCTGCGGGTCGTCGAGGGCATCCTCGACGGCGTGGAGGACATCACGTTCTGCCGCCTCACCGGCACCGACGTCGTACGCCACCGGCTGGTCGGCCGCATCGTCGAGGCCTACGAGGTCTTCGACGCCACCGACCAGGCGCGCGGGCCCAAGTCCGGCCAGGCCAAGGGCAAGCCCGTCTCCGCCACACCGGTCGCCACCACGGTCCCCGCCGCGAGCGACCGCGGCACCGACGGGCGGAAGCCCCGGTGA
- the ybeY gene encoding rRNA maturation RNase YbeY has translation MSIEVLNESGRDVDVRRLSRLARFVMDEMRVHPQAELCIKAVDEDTIADLNEHWMEKQGPTDVLAFPMDELRPGKVNEEPEEGVLGDLVLAPTVAERQGEDAGHGREAEIDLLTVHGILHLLGYDHAEPDEHAVMFGLQGELLEKWRSSPEPA, from the coding sequence GTGAGCATCGAGGTCCTCAACGAGTCAGGGCGCGACGTCGACGTACGCCGCCTGTCCCGGCTCGCACGCTTCGTGATGGACGAGATGCGTGTCCACCCGCAGGCCGAGCTGTGCATCAAGGCCGTCGACGAGGACACGATCGCCGACCTCAACGAGCACTGGATGGAGAAGCAGGGCCCGACCGACGTGCTCGCCTTCCCGATGGACGAGCTGCGTCCCGGCAAGGTCAACGAGGAGCCCGAGGAGGGCGTGCTCGGCGACCTGGTGCTCGCGCCGACCGTGGCCGAGCGCCAGGGCGAGGATGCCGGGCACGGCCGAGAGGCCGAGATCGACCTGCTCACCGTGCACGGCATCCTCCACCTGCTGGGCTACGACCACGCCGAGCCCGACGAGCACGCCGTGATGTTCGGGCTGCAGGGGGAGCTGCTCGAGAAGTGGCGCTCGAGCCCCGAGCCCGCCTGA
- a CDS encoding hemolysin family protein has translation MTADIWQLGSAALLVLLAGLFSAADAALNGFSRARAEELKAEGRAGATRLLMLLDDPPRYLNTALLLRLLCEISAIVLVSTWARDAYQDSLVPSVLTTIGVMLVVSFVAIGVAPRTLGRQHDATVALLSAGPLSLVTTILGPIPALLILLGNAITPGRGFSEGPFSTETELRELVDLAEASAVIESGERRMIHSVFELGDTITREVMVPRPDVVYIERHKNLRQTLSLFLRSGYSRIPVIGDNLDDIVGMAYLKDLVRRDFEAPDVEFTQRVDEVMRPVHYVPDSKPVDALLTELQARRQHIAVVVDEYGGTAGLITIEDVLEEIVGEITDEYDAEEVEVEHVEGGAIRVSSRYPVDDLDEIVGVSVEDDDVDSVGGLMAKHLGKVPIPGSVVECHGLRLEAERATGRRNKIDTVLVSVLSDAAEDASDDAATHVGSAGR, from the coding sequence ATGACCGCCGACATCTGGCAGCTCGGCTCCGCCGCCCTGCTGGTCCTCCTCGCGGGGCTGTTCTCCGCGGCCGACGCGGCCCTCAACGGGTTTTCGCGCGCCCGCGCCGAGGAGCTGAAGGCCGAGGGCCGCGCGGGTGCCACGCGCCTGCTGATGCTGCTCGACGACCCGCCGCGCTACCTCAACACGGCGCTGCTGCTGCGGCTGCTGTGCGAGATCAGCGCCATCGTGCTCGTCAGCACGTGGGCGCGCGACGCCTACCAGGACTCCCTGGTGCCCAGCGTGCTCACCACGATCGGCGTCATGCTCGTGGTGTCCTTCGTCGCGATCGGCGTCGCGCCGCGCACCCTCGGTCGCCAGCACGACGCCACGGTGGCGCTGCTGTCGGCCGGTCCGCTGTCGCTGGTCACCACGATCCTCGGACCCATCCCCGCCCTGCTCATCCTGCTCGGCAACGCCATCACGCCGGGGCGGGGCTTCAGCGAAGGCCCGTTCTCCACCGAGACCGAGCTGCGGGAGCTCGTCGACCTCGCCGAGGCGTCGGCGGTGATCGAGTCCGGCGAGCGCCGGATGATCCACTCCGTCTTCGAGCTCGGCGACACCATCACCCGCGAGGTGATGGTCCCGCGCCCCGACGTCGTCTACATCGAGCGCCACAAGAACCTCCGGCAGACGCTGTCGCTGTTCCTGCGCAGCGGCTACTCACGGATCCCGGTCATCGGCGACAACCTCGACGACATCGTCGGCATGGCCTACCTCAAGGACCTCGTCCGCCGCGACTTCGAGGCCCCCGACGTCGAGTTCACCCAGCGGGTCGACGAGGTGATGCGCCCGGTCCACTACGTGCCCGACTCCAAGCCGGTCGACGCGCTGCTCACCGAGCTCCAGGCCCGCCGCCAGCACATCGCGGTCGTCGTCGACGAGTACGGCGGCACCGCCGGGCTGATCACGATCGAGGACGTGCTGGAGGAGATCGTCGGCGAGATCACCGACGAGTACGACGCCGAGGAGGTCGAGGTCGAGCACGTCGAGGGCGGCGCGATCCGGGTCTCCTCGCGCTACCCCGTGGACGACCTCGACGAGATCGTCGGCGTCTCGGTGGAGGACGACGACGTCGACAGCGTCGGCGGCCTCATGGCCAAGCACCTCGGCAAGGTCCCGATCCCGGGGTCCGTGGTCGAGTGCCACGGCCTGCGCCTCGAGGCCGAGCGGGCCACCGGGCGGCGCAACAAGATCGACACGGTGCTCGTGTCCGTCCTGTCCGACGCCGCCGAGGACGCCTCCGACGACGCGGCCACCCACGTGGGCTCCGCCGGTCGCTGA
- a CDS encoding cytidine deaminase, translating into MTDLSADLSAEDAKLVTLARATRARARAAEGAAVRDLDGRTYAAASVDLPHLRLTGLEVCVAMALSSGSTGLEAAVVLTDGDAVDVRAAGDFAGPDVPVLVGDPQGRIHSRSATRAG; encoded by the coding sequence ATGACCGACCTGTCAGCCGACCTGAGTGCCGAGGACGCCAAGCTGGTGACCCTCGCACGCGCCACCCGCGCCCGGGCCCGCGCCGCCGAGGGCGCCGCCGTGCGTGACCTCGACGGGCGGACGTACGCCGCGGCCAGCGTCGACCTCCCGCACCTGCGGCTGACCGGGCTGGAGGTCTGCGTCGCGATGGCGCTGTCGTCCGGCTCCACCGGCCTGGAGGCGGCGGTCGTGCTCACCGACGGCGACGCGGTGGACGTCCGCGCGGCCGGTGACTTCGCCGGCCCCGACGTCCCCGTCCTCGTCGGCGACCCGCAGGGCCGCATCCACTCACGCTCCGCCACGCGCGCCGGCTGA
- a CDS encoding FAD-binding oxidoreductase → MREPGGWEQHSVGVTRLRESYAALPAGSPVRLAKRTSNLFRGRPDAGRGLDVSGLTGVIEVDGDVAEVQGMCTYEHLVEVTLAHGRIPLVVPQLRTITLGGAVTGLGIESTSFRSGLPHESVLEMDVLTGAGEVVTTKPGDALFDAFPNSYGSLGYATRLRIELEQVPAHVALRHVRFDDAGSLADAVGRIVADGAWEGERVDGLDGVAFTPDELYLTLARWTDEPGPTSDYTGQQVYYRSLQHRATDRLTIHDYLWRWDTDWFWCSRAFGAQHPLVRRLWPRRLRRSDVYWRLVALDRRLGIGDRLDRRAGRPQGERVVQDVEVPVDRLAEFLAWFDREVGMRPVWLCPLRLRRASGGEDAGEGEARPWPGYPLAPATTYVNVGFWGVVNVGPDAPLAPRNRAIEAEVSALGGHKSLYSEAFYDRGEFDRLYGGDQLARVKRLHDPDDRLTPLYDKVVGRR, encoded by the coding sequence GTGCGCGAGCCGGGGGGATGGGAGCAGCACTCCGTCGGGGTCACGAGGCTCCGGGAGTCCTACGCCGCCCTGCCCGCCGGGTCGCCGGTGCGGCTGGCCAAGCGCACCAGCAACCTCTTCCGGGGCCGCCCCGACGCCGGGCGGGGGCTCGACGTGTCCGGCCTGACCGGGGTGATCGAGGTCGACGGCGACGTCGCCGAGGTGCAGGGCATGTGCACCTACGAGCACCTGGTCGAGGTCACCCTCGCGCACGGACGGATCCCGCTCGTGGTGCCCCAGCTCAGGACCATCACCCTGGGCGGCGCGGTCACCGGGCTCGGCATCGAGTCCACGAGCTTCCGCAGCGGCCTGCCGCACGAGTCGGTGCTCGAGATGGACGTGCTGACCGGTGCGGGCGAGGTCGTCACCACCAAGCCCGGTGACGCGCTCTTCGACGCCTTCCCCAACTCCTACGGCTCCCTCGGCTACGCCACGCGGCTCCGGATCGAGCTCGAGCAGGTGCCGGCCCACGTCGCGCTCCGACACGTGCGGTTCGACGACGCCGGCTCGCTCGCCGACGCGGTCGGCCGCATCGTCGCCGACGGCGCGTGGGAGGGCGAGCGGGTCGACGGCCTCGACGGCGTCGCCTTCACCCCTGACGAGCTCTACCTGACCCTGGCCCGCTGGACCGACGAGCCCGGTCCGACCAGCGACTACACCGGCCAGCAGGTCTACTACCGCTCGCTGCAGCACAGGGCCACCGACCGGCTGACGATCCACGACTACCTGTGGCGCTGGGACACCGACTGGTTCTGGTGCTCGCGCGCCTTCGGTGCCCAGCACCCGCTCGTACGACGGCTGTGGCCGCGGCGCCTGCGTCGCTCCGACGTCTACTGGCGCCTGGTCGCCCTCGACCGCCGCCTCGGCATCGGCGACCGGCTCGACCGGCGGGCCGGCCGGCCGCAGGGCGAGCGCGTGGTGCAGGACGTCGAGGTCCCCGTCGACCGGCTCGCGGAGTTCCTCGCGTGGTTCGACCGGGAGGTGGGCATGCGGCCGGTGTGGCTGTGCCCGCTGCGGCTGCGACGCGCGAGCGGGGGTGAGGACGCCGGCGAGGGAGAGGCCAGGCCGTGGCCGGGCTACCCGCTGGCCCCCGCGACGACGTACGTCAACGTCGGCTTCTGGGGCGTCGTCAACGTCGGGCCCGACGCACCTCTCGCGCCCCGCAACCGGGCGATCGAGGCGGAGGTGTCCGCCCTCGGCGGCCACAAGAGCCTCTACTCCGAGGCCTTCTACGACCGTGGGGAGTTCGACCGCCTCTACGGCGGCGACCAGCTGGCCCGCGTGAAGCGGCTCCACGACCCCGACGACCGACTGACCCCTCTCTACGACAAGGTGGTGGGACGCCGATGA
- a CDS encoding class I SAM-dependent methyltransferase: MSTRFQVGSTAAARVTIGEAMDRLVRGGLPLRLTAYDGSSAGPPTADVGLHLRSERGLAYLVTAPGDLGLARAYVSGELDLTGVHPGDPYDAVVLLKDHTRFRVPAPSEALAIVRSLGLSRLRPPAPPPQEHLPRWRRTVEGLRHSMMRDAEVIAHHYDLSNRFYELVLGPSMAYTCALYETPDATLEEAQAAKFDLVCRKLDLQPGQQLLDVGCGWGSMVRHAAREYGVRVLGVTLSLEQAQWAKEAIDREGLGDLAEVRHLDYRDVVETGFDAVSSIGLTEHVGVRNYPAYFTHLRDRLRPGGRLLNHSITRRANQRKETGAFIDRYVFPDGELIGSGTIIAAAQDRGLEVQHSENLRLHYAATLRDWNRNLVEHWDECVAEVGEGSARVWGLYIAASRVGFERGEVELHQVLATRNHDDGRSDFPMRPHW; encoded by the coding sequence ATGAGCACCCGTTTCCAGGTGGGCTCGACCGCAGCGGCTCGCGTGACGATCGGCGAGGCGATGGACCGGCTCGTGCGAGGAGGGCTGCCGCTGCGGCTCACCGCCTACGACGGCAGCAGCGCGGGCCCGCCCACGGCCGACGTCGGCCTGCACCTGCGCAGCGAGCGCGGCCTGGCCTACCTGGTGACGGCCCCCGGAGACCTCGGCCTGGCCCGCGCCTACGTGAGCGGCGAGCTCGACCTCACCGGCGTCCACCCGGGCGACCCCTACGACGCGGTGGTCCTCCTCAAGGACCACACGAGGTTCCGGGTGCCGGCGCCGTCCGAGGCGCTGGCCATCGTCCGCAGCCTGGGGTTGTCGCGGCTGCGCCCGCCGGCTCCGCCGCCCCAGGAGCACCTGCCTCGCTGGCGCCGCACGGTGGAGGGGCTGCGGCACTCGATGATGCGAGACGCCGAGGTCATCGCCCACCACTACGACCTCTCCAACCGGTTCTACGAGCTCGTGCTGGGCCCGTCGATGGCCTACACGTGCGCCCTCTACGAGACGCCCGATGCCACGCTCGAGGAGGCGCAGGCCGCGAAGTTCGACCTGGTCTGCCGCAAGCTCGACCTCCAGCCCGGGCAGCAGCTGCTCGACGTGGGCTGCGGCTGGGGCAGCATGGTCCGCCACGCCGCACGGGAGTACGGCGTCCGGGTGCTCGGGGTGACGCTCTCGCTCGAGCAGGCCCAGTGGGCCAAGGAGGCGATCGACCGCGAGGGGCTGGGCGACCTCGCCGAGGTGCGGCACCTCGACTACCGCGACGTCGTCGAGACCGGCTTCGACGCGGTCAGCTCGATCGGGCTGACCGAGCACGTCGGCGTGCGCAACTACCCGGCCTACTTCACCCACCTGCGCGACCGGCTCCGGCCCGGCGGCCGGCTGCTCAACCACTCCATCACCCGCCGCGCCAACCAGCGCAAGGAGACCGGCGCCTTCATCGACCGCTACGTCTTCCCCGACGGTGAGCTCATCGGGTCCGGCACGATCATCGCCGCCGCGCAGGACCGGGGCCTCGAGGTGCAGCACAGCGAGAACCTCCGCCTGCACTACGCCGCGACGCTGCGCGACTGGAACCGCAACCTGGTCGAGCACTGGGACGAGTGCGTCGCCGAGGTCGGCGAGGGATCCGCTCGCGTCTGGGGCCTCTACATCGCCGCGTCCCGGGTCGGCTTCGAGCGCGGCGAGGTCGAGCTCCACCAGGTCCTGGCCACCCGCAACCACGACGACGGACGCTCCGACTTCCCGATGCGCCCGCACTGGTGA
- a CDS encoding siderophore-interacting protein encodes MSTRAAQFQATVRRREPLSDHLLRLVLGGLDDFTSTGVPDEWVGLVVPGQFQSRYYTVRSFADGEMTLDVVVHDVGLVTEWAMRDCIGDTVTITEPKASFHPPAGAQWFILVGDLTAMPAVARILETHPGLPTHVLAEVPDDLAGYLPATADVTWLSPPSAGQSALADVVAGIDWPEGEGYFWMAGESAQMRAIRKHLMREVGLPTSHYDVMGYWRATAGRQPRAVDPGPIWRAGKAAGKSDEQIWADYDAAREANDG; translated from the coding sequence GTGAGCACCCGGGCAGCGCAGTTCCAGGCGACCGTACGTCGCCGCGAGCCGCTGTCGGACCACCTCCTCCGACTCGTGCTGGGCGGGCTCGACGACTTCACCTCCACCGGCGTCCCCGACGAGTGGGTCGGCCTGGTGGTGCCGGGCCAGTTCCAGAGCCGCTACTACACCGTGCGGTCCTTCGCCGACGGTGAGATGACCCTCGACGTCGTCGTCCACGACGTCGGGCTGGTCACCGAGTGGGCGATGCGCGACTGCATCGGTGACACGGTCACCATCACCGAGCCGAAGGCGTCGTTCCACCCGCCCGCCGGCGCCCAGTGGTTCATCCTCGTCGGCGACCTCACCGCGATGCCCGCGGTGGCGCGGATCCTGGAGACCCACCCCGGCCTGCCGACGCACGTCCTGGCCGAGGTGCCCGACGACCTCGCCGGCTACCTGCCGGCCACCGCTGACGTCACCTGGCTGAGCCCGCCGTCGGCCGGGCAGAGCGCCCTGGCCGACGTGGTCGCCGGGATCGACTGGCCCGAGGGCGAGGGCTACTTCTGGATGGCGGGGGAGTCCGCGCAGATGCGGGCCATCCGCAAGCACCTGATGCGCGAGGTCGGGCTGCCGACCAGCCACTACGACGTGATGGGCTACTGGCGCGCCACCGCCGGCCGGCAGCCGCGTGCCGTGGACCCCGGCCCGATCTGGCGCGCGGGCAAGGCGGCAGGGAAGAGTGACGAGCAGATCTGGGCGGACTACGACGCGGCGCGAGAGGCGAACGATGGCTGA